A portion of the Chlamydia caviae GPIC genome contains these proteins:
- a CDS encoding gamma-glutamylcyclotransferase family protein: MYKSITYLCGCLLVLSGCSQPTFTKDASVDQVFCINLPISDFSSYPAAYTPAQCLAKENKDPKVIARVDEESRRIWREIHAKMNLTTPYIPMFVYGSLMNPASARNTLEEYHPYAVWLRDYVRIFNLDVDCVGGTTRLTEADGPKNRGFLNLKRMPGKSCNGIVLGIGEDDFVSCRRREGVYEFVPVVVSDYRPTGKCNRSIAFAWIAGPQVCSSDVLPVKGYYSMIWAAVESDNVKKNFGENFAQDYLDTTFLSNEQSIKTIHEEYKDAPLRY; encoded by the coding sequence ATGTATAAATCAATAACATATCTATGCGGATGTTTATTAGTTCTTAGTGGTTGTTCTCAACCCACTTTTACAAAGGATGCTAGTGTTGATCAGGTATTTTGTATTAACTTACCTATTTCTGATTTTTCTTCCTATCCTGCCGCTTATACACCAGCACAATGCTTGGCAAAGGAAAATAAAGATCCTAAAGTTATTGCGAGAGTGGACGAAGAATCTCGTAGGATCTGGAGAGAAATACATGCAAAAATGAATCTAACCACTCCTTATATTCCTATGTTTGTTTATGGGAGTTTAATGAATCCAGCTTCAGCGAGAAATACTCTTGAGGAATACCATCCCTATGCTGTTTGGTTACGTGATTATGTAAGAATATTCAATTTAGATGTTGATTGTGTAGGGGGGACTACTAGATTAACCGAAGCAGATGGTCCTAAAAATCGCGGTTTTTTAAATTTAAAACGTATGCCAGGAAAATCTTGCAACGGTATTGTTTTGGGTATTGGAGAAGATGATTTTGTGTCTTGTCGTCGTCGTGAAGGAGTTTATGAATTTGTTCCTGTTGTAGTGTCTGATTATAGACCTACGGGGAAGTGTAACCGTAGTATAGCTTTTGCCTGGATTGCTGGACCTCAAGTGTGTTCCAGTGATGTTTTACCAGTAAAAGGTTATTATTCTATGATCTGGGCTGCAGTCGAATCTGATAATGTAAAAAAGAATTTCGGAGAAAATTTTGCTCAGGATTATCTAGACACGACATTTTTATCTAATGAGCAGTCAATAAAGACTATTCATGAAGAATACAAAGACGCTCCATTGCGTTATTAA
- a CDS encoding adenosine deaminase: MVDKRFFLIIQQLSQLTSELYDDTPCTSQFIKDLPKADIHVHLPGTISPETAWELGVRNGLIKWENNQWKSPAFSNGNPHKSYAEIFRNFESIRYERDPNVSLLKYAIITRDFASFDRIMATVQGHRYPPGGIQNENDLWLVLQNYLKQCRQDNIIYTEVQQNIRIAYVIYPSLKPLEARLRLYDLFSRASQLFQSQGITLRFLNCFNKTGSSNLQQSTQQRSEEAASWLDEAESFFPNLFVGLQSAGAEICPEAAPTKLTSGYRHAYEKGFGCEAHAGEGTGFLYLNQTIQALPIQRIAHGFQAIEHVPTIHEIQEKNITLVMAPAINLVLGASLHQYSGLNKSGKTIINNLDEHPFFALFRDHKLSVTLSSDNPQMGGTSLQNTMLLLSGFPADEDSHLTHVKSSPLTFKEIIQLNVEAIVSSFVDVDTKIMLLNRIHEYLFEDQKRLRSTCG; encoded by the coding sequence ATGGTCGATAAGAGGTTTTTTTTAATTATCCAACAGTTGTCACAGTTGACATCTGAGTTGTACGATGACACTCCTTGTACGAGTCAGTTTATTAAAGATCTCCCTAAAGCGGATATTCACGTGCACCTTCCAGGGACTATTTCGCCAGAAACAGCTTGGGAGTTGGGAGTCAGAAATGGTCTGATAAAGTGGGAGAATAATCAATGGAAATCTCCAGCCTTCTCTAATGGGAACCCTCACAAGAGTTATGCTGAAATATTCAGAAACTTTGAGAGTATTCGCTATGAGCGGGACCCTAATGTTTCTTTATTAAAATATGCTATTATCACCCGTGATTTTGCTAGCTTTGATCGGATTATGGCTACCGTACAGGGGCATAGATATCCTCCGGGAGGAATCCAGAACGAAAATGATCTGTGGCTTGTTCTGCAAAATTACTTAAAACAATGTAGACAAGATAATATCATTTACACCGAAGTCCAACAAAATATCCGCATAGCTTATGTAATTTATCCTTCGCTTAAACCTCTAGAAGCTCGCTTACGATTGTATGATCTATTTTCTAGAGCTTCTCAACTTTTCCAGAGTCAAGGAATTACCCTTCGCTTTCTCAATTGTTTTAATAAAACAGGCTCTTCTAATCTCCAGCAATCTACACAACAACGCTCAGAAGAGGCTGCGAGTTGGCTTGATGAAGCCGAGTCGTTCTTCCCTAACCTCTTTGTTGGCTTGCAATCTGCCGGAGCAGAAATTTGTCCTGAGGCAGCACCAACAAAATTAACTTCGGGTTATCGTCATGCTTATGAGAAAGGATTTGGTTGTGAAGCTCACGCAGGAGAGGGGACGGGATTTTTATATTTAAACCAAACGATACAAGCTTTACCTATACAAAGAATAGCCCATGGGTTTCAGGCAATTGAACATGTGCCAACGATTCATGAAATTCAAGAGAAAAACATCACACTTGTTATGGCTCCGGCTATTAACCTGGTACTTGGAGCTTCGTTGCATCAATATTCTGGATTGAACAAGAGCGGTAAAACGATCATTAATAATCTTGATGAGCATCCTTTCTTTGCATTATTCAGAGACCATAAGCTTAGCGTAACATTGAGTTCTGATAATCCCCAAATGGGAGGGACTTCTTTGCAAAATACGATGTTGCTTTTATCTGGATTCCCTGCCGATGAAGATTCTCATTTAACTCATGTGAAATCTTCACCTCTAACTTTTAAAGAAATCATACAACTCAATGTGGAGGCTATAGTCTCTTCGTTTGTGGATGTTGATACAAAAATAATGCTTTTAAATAGGATTCACGAATACTTATTCGAAGATCAAAAAAGACTACGATCTACTTGTGGATAA
- the tgt gene encoding tRNA guanosine(34) transglycosylase Tgt: protein MALKFHVLHQSKKSRARVGKIETAHGIIDTPAFVPVATNGALKGVIDHSNIPLMFCNTYHLLVHPGTEAIAAMGGLHKFMNRNAPIITDSGGFQIFSLAYGSVAEEIKSRGKKKGSSSILEVNDEGVWFKSYRDGHKLFLSPEVSVQAQKDLGADIIIPLDELLPFHSDEKYFLSSCSRTYVWEKRSLDYHKKDPRHQSMYGVIHGGIDPEQRKIGCQFVEDHPFDGFAIGGSLGRNLQEMLPVVDVTTSYLSKDRPVHLLGIGDLPSIHATVGLGIDSFDSSYPTKAARHGLILSSQGPIKIANQAYANDLSSLDPECTCATCTSNISRAYLRHLFKVHEPNAAIWASIHNLHYMQEVMKNIREQILNDEI from the coding sequence GTGGCATTAAAATTTCACGTTCTTCATCAATCTAAAAAATCGCGAGCCCGTGTCGGCAAAATAGAAACTGCCCATGGAATCATAGACACCCCTGCTTTTGTGCCCGTGGCAACCAATGGCGCGTTAAAAGGCGTCATAGACCATAGCAATATCCCACTCATGTTTTGCAATACCTACCACCTCCTGGTGCACCCAGGAACAGAGGCTATTGCCGCTATGGGAGGACTTCATAAATTTATGAATAGAAATGCTCCTATAATCACAGATTCTGGAGGATTTCAAATCTTCAGTCTTGCCTATGGCTCAGTAGCAGAAGAAATCAAAAGTCGCGGGAAAAAGAAAGGCTCTTCATCAATCTTAGAGGTTAATGACGAAGGCGTATGGTTTAAATCTTATAGAGATGGGCACAAACTCTTTCTATCCCCAGAAGTTTCTGTACAAGCTCAAAAAGACTTGGGTGCTGATATCATTATCCCCCTTGATGAGCTCCTACCCTTTCATTCCGATGAAAAGTATTTCCTATCCTCATGTTCACGAACGTATGTCTGGGAAAAACGCTCTTTAGATTACCATAAAAAAGACCCTAGACATCAGTCTATGTATGGGGTAATTCATGGGGGTATAGATCCTGAACAAAGAAAAATAGGTTGTCAGTTTGTTGAAGACCATCCTTTCGATGGTTTTGCTATTGGAGGCAGCTTAGGAAGAAATCTGCAAGAAATGCTCCCTGTTGTTGACGTCACCACTTCATATTTATCTAAGGATCGCCCTGTGCATCTTTTAGGGATAGGAGATCTCCCCTCAATACATGCTACTGTCGGCTTGGGCATAGATTCTTTCGATAGCTCCTACCCAACCAAAGCAGCGCGCCACGGTTTGATCCTATCCTCTCAAGGGCCTATCAAAATTGCCAATCAGGCTTATGCTAATGATCTTTCTTCCCTAGATCCTGAATGCACATGCGCTACATGCACTTCAAACATCTCTAGAGCTTATCTACGGCATCTTTTCAAGGTTCATGAACCTAATGCAGCTATTTGGGCCTCTATCCATAATTTGCACTATATGCAAGAAGTAATGAAAAATATCCGAGAACAGATCTTAAATGACGAGATCTGA
- the guaA gene encoding glutamine-hydrolyzing GMP synthase — translation MSNILILDFGSQYTNVLAKKIRLLSVFCEVLTWNTPLEKILQISPSGLIFSGGPHSVYQENSPKVDKEIYNSNIPILGVCYGMQLIARDFGSEVQGGKSEFGYTPIVFYPSELFKGLVDQDAFHTEIRMSHCDSVVIPPKDFFVIASSQHCPIAAIECPEKKLFGLQFHPEVSDSQAVGDKILSNFVKHICQASETWKIETIEKQLIQSIKEKVGETERVLLGLSGGVDSSVLAVLLHNALGDRLSCVFVDTGLLRKNEVEEVKQQFSSLGLEILVVDASEKFFHDLSGIEDPEQKRKVIGAAFIEVFDEVSRNLDVQWLAQGTIYSDVIESAKSCDATQVIKSHHNVGGLPEKLNLKLLEPLRFLFKDEVRALGKVLGLPDVLISRHPFPGPGLGVRVLGEVRREYVEIVKNADSIFIEELKKANLYHKVSQAFAVFLPCKSVAVKGDCRHYGYTIALRAIESTDFMTACWPSLSREFLNRCSSRIINEIPEVCRVVYDISDKPPATIEWE, via the coding sequence TTGAGTAATATTCTCATTCTTGATTTTGGTTCCCAATATACGAACGTTCTAGCAAAAAAAATACGTTTGCTTTCCGTTTTTTGTGAGGTCCTCACTTGGAATACACCTTTAGAAAAGATTCTTCAAATATCTCCCTCAGGTCTAATTTTTTCAGGAGGACCACATTCGGTTTATCAGGAGAATAGCCCTAAAGTTGATAAGGAAATCTATAACAGCAACATCCCTATACTTGGAGTGTGCTATGGCATGCAGCTGATTGCTAGAGATTTTGGAAGTGAAGTTCAGGGAGGAAAAAGCGAATTTGGTTATACACCTATAGTGTTTTATCCAAGCGAACTTTTTAAAGGTCTTGTTGATCAGGATGCTTTCCATACAGAAATTCGAATGAGTCATTGTGATTCTGTTGTTATTCCTCCTAAAGATTTCTTTGTTATAGCGAGTTCTCAGCACTGTCCTATTGCTGCTATAGAATGCCCAGAGAAAAAACTTTTTGGTCTTCAATTCCATCCTGAAGTTTCAGATTCTCAAGCCGTAGGGGATAAAATTTTATCAAATTTTGTGAAGCATATTTGTCAGGCCTCAGAAACTTGGAAAATTGAAACAATAGAAAAACAACTTATTCAAAGCATTAAAGAAAAGGTGGGAGAAACAGAACGTGTCCTTCTCGGCCTATCTGGAGGCGTAGATTCTTCTGTTTTAGCTGTTTTGCTTCATAATGCTCTAGGTGATCGCTTGTCTTGTGTCTTCGTTGATACTGGACTATTAAGAAAGAATGAAGTGGAAGAAGTTAAACAACAATTCTCTTCTCTAGGGTTAGAGATCCTTGTGGTAGATGCTTCTGAAAAATTTTTCCATGACCTATCCGGAATAGAAGATCCTGAGCAAAAACGTAAAGTCATAGGAGCCGCCTTTATCGAAGTTTTCGATGAAGTATCTAGAAATCTCGATGTTCAATGGTTAGCTCAGGGGACTATTTACTCTGATGTAATTGAATCTGCAAAATCTTGTGACGCAACACAAGTAATCAAGTCTCACCATAATGTAGGTGGACTTCCAGAAAAGTTGAATTTGAAGCTTTTAGAACCTCTACGTTTTCTTTTTAAAGATGAAGTTAGAGCTTTAGGTAAAGTTTTGGGTTTGCCGGACGTCCTAATATCCCGACATCCTTTTCCTGGTCCTGGTTTAGGAGTCCGAGTTCTTGGGGAAGTTCGTCGGGAATATGTAGAAATAGTGAAAAATGCTGACAGCATTTTTATTGAAGAACTAAAAAAAGCGAATTTATACCACAAGGTTAGCCAAGCTTTTGCTGTTTTCTTGCCATGTAAATCTGTTGCTGTAAAAGGTGACTGCCGTCATTACGGTTATACGATAGCTTTACGTGCAATAGAATCTACTGATTTTATGACAGCATGCTGGCCATCTTTATCTAGAGAATTTCTTAACCGTTGTTCCTCGCGTATCATTAATGAAATCCCTGAAGTTTGCAGGGTGGTTTACGATATTTCCGATAAACCGCCGGCAACTATTGAGTGGGAGTAA
- the guaB gene encoding IMP dehydrogenase: protein MREALTFDDVLLVPQYSEVLPQDTCLASSVSESLSLTIPILSAAMDSVTELSMATAMSVAGGLGIVHKNMDVNAQVAVVKQIKSQSASSVVGGAVGIGQQGLERAEALVEAGIDALVVDTAHGHSKLVLDTAFTLKKNYPVTLIVGNIVSKAAALCLAEIGVDAVKVGIGPGSICTTRIISGVGLPQLTAIMDVSEALRDSSVRVIADGGMRYSGDIVKALAAGAHCVMLGSMLAGTDEAPGEIVQINERAYKMYRGMGSLGAMKKGSAERYFQESNAKKFVPEGVEGLVPYKGSLHDVLYQILGGIRSGMGYLGARNLEELRQNAVFSRITHSGRSESHIHNLQHIQHAPNYLISK, encoded by the coding sequence ATGCGCGAAGCCCTGACTTTTGATGATGTTTTATTAGTTCCTCAGTATTCTGAAGTTCTTCCTCAAGATACTTGTTTAGCTTCTTCTGTTTCAGAATCTTTATCTTTAACTATCCCTATCTTGTCTGCAGCAATGGATTCAGTCACAGAGTTGTCTATGGCTACAGCCATGAGTGTGGCAGGAGGACTTGGGATTGTTCATAAAAATATGGATGTGAATGCACAGGTTGCTGTCGTAAAACAGATAAAATCGCAAAGCGCCTCTTCAGTAGTTGGCGGTGCCGTAGGTATCGGTCAACAAGGTTTAGAAAGAGCAGAAGCTTTAGTTGAGGCAGGTATAGATGCTTTAGTAGTCGACACTGCTCATGGGCATTCTAAATTGGTGCTTGATACAGCCTTTACCCTTAAAAAGAATTATCCTGTAACTCTCATTGTGGGGAATATTGTTTCAAAGGCAGCTGCTCTTTGTTTGGCTGAAATTGGTGTAGACGCTGTTAAAGTGGGGATTGGTCCCGGATCTATATGTACAACGCGGATTATCTCGGGTGTAGGATTGCCTCAGTTGACAGCAATTATGGATGTTTCTGAAGCATTGCGTGATTCTTCTGTACGTGTCATTGCCGATGGGGGGATGCGCTATTCTGGAGACATTGTTAAAGCTCTAGCTGCTGGAGCGCATTGTGTTATGCTCGGTAGCATGCTAGCAGGAACTGATGAGGCTCCAGGAGAAATCGTTCAGATTAATGAACGTGCTTACAAGATGTATCGAGGTATGGGTTCTCTCGGTGCTATGAAGAAAGGTAGTGCCGAGCGCTATTTTCAAGAAAGTAATGCTAAAAAATTTGTTCCAGAGGGTGTTGAAGGGCTTGTGCCTTACAAAGGCTCTCTTCACGACGTTCTCTATCAAATTCTAGGAGGGATTCGATCGGGGATGGGCTATTTAGGAGCTCGCAATTTAGAAGAATTGCGCCAGAACGCTGTATTTTCCCGAATCACTCATTCTGGAAGATCTGAAAGCCACATCCATAACTTGCAACACATTCAGCATGCTCCGAATTATCTAATCTCTAAATAA
- a CDS encoding membrane protein: protein MSNPIPTQRLNISSFHSITSHTLMEGNFSPRRASLRLFLDTMLIVLGFSTVVSIFVAIFFLNGLSMLNTTTIVLSVSLILMGIIFISIGVLFFVNNIEQGLSGILKKRLSEAESEIKDLRDQLQNYELNLAFAPSEDRIENSENIEPPASTEVPVETIVEIDEHMSSTTS, encoded by the coding sequence ATGTCAAATCCAATACCTACACAACGCCTAAATATTTCTTCTTTTCACTCAATTACGAGTCATACTTTAATGGAGGGAAATTTTTCCCCTCGCAGAGCATCTCTACGACTATTTTTAGATACAATGTTGATTGTTCTAGGTTTCTCTACTGTAGTTTCAATCTTTGTAGCAATATTTTTTCTCAATGGACTCAGCATGCTAAACACAACAACAATTGTCTTATCTGTATCGTTGATTCTGATGGGCATTATATTTATCAGCATCGGAGTGCTTTTCTTTGTCAATAACATAGAACAAGGACTTTCAGGCATTTTGAAAAAACGTTTAAGTGAAGCAGAGTCGGAAATCAAAGATCTTAGAGATCAGCTACAAAATTATGAGCTTAATCTTGCATTTGCTCCATCGGAAGATCGTATAGAAAATTCTGAAAATATAGAACCCCCTGCATCTACAGAGGTCCCTGTAGAGACCATTGTGGAGATAGATGAACATATGAGTTCTACAACGTCTTGA
- a CDS encoding queuosine precursor transporter has product MHNEMIFIAQTVLIVLAGIFFASKSTGWLTGWLATLSVIMNVFVLKQIVLCGLEVTSADVYMIGILSCLNFSRELYGQNKVNEAMIGSWIITIAFLLLTQLHLALVPSPNDTTQNHFIALFSPTLRLTLASLITVIFVQIVDLKLFSYLKNLFQDKAFGTRSAISLISSQVLDTLLFSFLGLYGIVSNLFHVILFSLITKACVIALSVPIVVLGKHFRKRNAV; this is encoded by the coding sequence TTGCATAATGAAATGATTTTTATAGCACAAACCGTGTTGATTGTACTGGCAGGGATATTCTTTGCTTCTAAAAGCACAGGATGGCTAACGGGATGGTTGGCTACTCTATCAGTAATTATGAATGTATTTGTGCTAAAGCAGATTGTTCTATGCGGTTTAGAGGTGACCTCTGCTGATGTCTATATGATCGGGATCCTCTCCTGCTTAAACTTCTCTAGAGAGCTCTATGGGCAAAATAAGGTAAATGAGGCGATGATCGGCTCGTGGATTATCACAATAGCATTTCTTCTTCTAACGCAATTGCATCTCGCCCTTGTTCCTTCACCAAATGACACAACCCAAAACCATTTTATAGCGTTATTCTCACCAACACTAAGACTCACTTTAGCCTCTTTGATCACTGTGATTTTCGTGCAGATTGTGGATCTTAAGCTCTTCTCATATCTCAAAAACTTATTTCAAGATAAGGCTTTTGGAACCCGCTCAGCTATCTCTTTAATCTCCTCGCAAGTCTTAGACACCCTTCTCTTTTCTTTCCTAGGTCTCTATGGCATTGTATCCAACCTCTTTCATGTCATCCTATTTTCTCTCATTACAAAAGCGTGTGTGATTGCCCTATCAGTTCCTATCGTAGTTCTTGGCAAACATTTTAGAAAAAGAAATGCAGTGTAA